A genomic segment from Helicobacter sp. NHP19-012 encodes:
- the metG gene encoding methionine--tRNA ligase subunit beta yields MQKMLVTTPIYYVNDSPHLGHAYTTFIADMLKKYHSLQGKEVFLLTGTDEHGQKIALSASKHHLSPLEYASKISQKFRTEWDYFKIDYNHFVRTTDSTHEQAVQQALDTMLAKGDIYKGTYEGNYCVSCESFTTNSTTCPDCNRPTSKVAEESYFFRLSAYQERLLDFYNKHPHAILPLFRRNEVVSFIKQGLHDLSITRTSFEWGVPLPRHLNEPRHVVYVWLDALLSYVSSLGYGTDNANIDYVNHALHIVGKDILRFHAIYWVAFLMSLDLPIFQQLCVHGWWLIEGVKMSKSIGNVLNAKDLAQSYGAEALRYFLLREAPLGQDGDFSVQALIRRFNADLSNTLGNLIQRLAGLLKPFSGELKSTHTLEFYAPLYTQWQAQLESLKGYLQELQLHRYLEELWRVFEACNATIAKERVFYLYPVLPESASKLAKWLHISLEPKSFQAYMQKDFLLPALKLAPIEALYPKLEEVQATTKETPKEAQNAYIKFEDFSKLDLQVGTIVKAEKVPKSDKLLCLQIDFGGRVRQILSGIAKYYSPESLEGKQVCALLNLPPRPMLGLVSEGMVLSASDKDGLKLITPLELVSNGAKIG; encoded by the coding sequence ATGCAAAAGATGTTAGTTACAACCCCCATTTACTATGTCAATGACAGCCCGCACTTAGGGCATGCCTACACGACTTTCATTGCCGACATGCTCAAAAAATACCACAGCCTGCAAGGCAAAGAAGTGTTTTTACTCACCGGCACAGACGAGCATGGGCAAAAGATCGCTCTAAGTGCCAGCAAGCACCATTTAAGCCCCTTGGAGTATGCGTCTAAAATTAGCCAAAAATTTAGGACAGAGTGGGATTATTTTAAAATCGATTACAACCACTTTGTCCGCACCACAGATAGCACACACGAGCAAGCCGTGCAACAAGCCCTTGACACAATGCTAGCAAAGGGCGACATTTATAAAGGCACTTATGAGGGCAATTATTGCGTGAGCTGTGAGAGTTTTACCACAAACAGCACCACTTGCCCAGATTGCAACCGCCCCACGAGCAAGGTCGCCGAGGAGAGCTATTTTTTTAGATTGAGCGCCTACCAAGAGAGGCTTTTGGACTTTTATAACAAGCACCCACACGCCATTTTGCCCCTGTTTCGCCGTAATGAAGTGGTGAGTTTCATTAAGCAGGGCTTGCACGATTTGTCCATCACCCGCACGAGTTTTGAGTGGGGCGTGCCCTTACCCAGGCACTTAAACGAGCCTAGGCATGTCGTGTATGTGTGGCTAGACGCACTTTTAAGCTATGTGAGTTCTCTAGGCTATGGCACAGACAATGCCAACATAGACTATGTCAACCACGCCCTACACATTGTCGGCAAGGACATTTTGCGTTTCCACGCCATTTATTGGGTCGCCTTTTTAATGAGCCTAGATTTGCCTATTTTTCAGCAACTCTGTGTGCATGGTTGGTGGCTCATTGAGGGGGTGAAAATGAGTAAGAGCATCGGCAATGTGCTCAACGCCAAAGACTTAGCCCAAAGCTATGGAGCTGAGGCTTTGCGTTATTTTCTTTTAAGAGAAGCCCCATTAGGACAAGACGGGGATTTTAGTGTCCAAGCCCTAATTCGCCGTTTCAACGCCGATTTAAGCAACACTTTAGGTAATTTAATCCAAAGGCTGGCAGGACTACTTAAACCCTTTAGTGGGGAGCTTAAGAGCACCCACACCCTTGAGTTTTACGCCCCCCTTTACACCCAGTGGCAGGCGCAATTAGAGAGTTTAAAGGGGTATTTGCAAGAGTTGCAACTACACCGCTATTTAGAGGAGTTGTGGCGTGTTTTTGAGGCGTGCAACGCCACAATCGCCAAAGAACGCGTGTTTTATCTCTACCCCGTGTTGCCCGAAAGTGCCAGTAAGCTCGCCAAGTGGCTACACATCAGTCTAGAGCCTAAGAGTTTTCAAGCGTATATGCAAAAAGACTTTTTACTCCCCGCCTTAAAGCTAGCCCCCATAGAAGCGCTTTATCCTAAGCTTGAAGAGGTGCAAGCCACAACCAAAGAAACCCCCAAAGAAGCCCAAAATGCCTACATTAAATTTGAGGACTTTAGCAAGCTAGACCTACAAGTCGGCACCATTGTCAAGGCTGAAAAAGTGCCTAAGAGCGATAAACTCTTGTGCCTACAAATAGACTTTGGCGGACGGGTGCGTCAAATTTTATCGGGCATTGCCAAATACTACAGCCCCGAAAGCCTAGAGGGCAAGCAAGTTTGCGCCCTTCTTAATCTGCCCCCCCGCCCCATGCTAGGGTTAGTGAGCGAGGGCATGGTGCTTAGTGCTAGCGATAAAGACGGGCTAAAACTCATCACCCCCCTAGAGCTTGT
- a CDS encoding flagellar basal body P-ring protein FlgI — translation MLKKCAWALCLCGVLSTGLHAEKIEDVANIVGVRDNQLIGYGLVIGLNGTGDKSGSKFTMQSIANMLESVNVKVSPDDIKSKNVAAVMITATLPSFARQGDKIDVQISSIGDAKSIDHGVLVMTPLTAIDGNIYAIAQGSVSLGNSKNLLSGTIVNGATIEREVAYDLAHKNGMTLSLKRPDFKNAVKIQEALNEAFKEPVALAIDPKTIKLRKPAKLTMVEFLALIQEINISYSNQNKIIIDEKSGTVVAGVDIVVHPVVVTSGDITIKITKEPLEPKKGKAKKDITKLGPNTALDTKENILSTPKATIASVVKALQKIGVSSKSIVSILEAMKKSGAISAEMEVI, via the coding sequence ATGCTTAAAAAATGCGCTTGGGCTTTGTGCTTGTGTGGGGTGTTATCCACGGGCTTGCACGCTGAAAAGATTGAAGATGTCGCCAATATCGTGGGCGTGCGGGATAATCAGTTGATCGGTTATGGCTTGGTGATAGGGCTCAATGGCACGGGGGATAAGTCGGGCTCGAAATTCACTATGCAATCCATCGCCAATATGCTAGAGAGCGTGAATGTCAAGGTTTCCCCTGATGATATTAAGTCTAAAAATGTCGCCGCTGTGATGATCACCGCCACACTGCCTTCTTTTGCCAGACAAGGCGATAAAATCGATGTGCAAATCTCCTCCATAGGGGATGCAAAGTCCATAGACCATGGCGTGTTGGTGATGACCCCCTTAACGGCAATCGATGGCAATATCTACGCCATTGCACAAGGGAGCGTGAGTTTAGGCAATTCTAAAAACTTGCTCTCAGGCACGATCGTCAATGGTGCGACCATTGAACGCGAAGTCGCCTACGATTTGGCGCACAAAAATGGCATGACTTTAAGCTTAAAACGCCCCGATTTTAAAAACGCCGTGAAAATCCAAGAAGCCCTAAACGAAGCCTTTAAAGAACCCGTAGCCCTAGCCATTGACCCCAAAACCATTAAATTAAGAAAGCCCGCAAAGCTCACTATGGTGGAGTTTCTGGCCCTCATCCAAGAAATCAATATCAGTTACAGCAACCAAAATAAAATCATCATTGACGAGAAGTCGGGCACCGTGGTGGCAGGTGTGGATATTGTGGTGCATCCGGTGGTCGTAACGAGTGGAGACATTACGATTAAAATCACCAAAGAACCCCTAGAGCCCAAAAAGGGCAAAGCCAAAAAGGACATTACAAAGCTAGGACCTAACACCGCCCTAGACACTAAAGAGAACATTTTAAGCACCCCCAAAGCCACGATCGCTAGCGTGGTGAAAGCCTTGCAAAAAATCGGGGTGAGTTCTAAAAGCATTGTGTCGATTTTAGAAGCCATGAAAAAAAGCGGCGCGATCAGCGCAGAAATGGAGGTCATATGA